The following proteins are co-located in the Streptomyces bottropensis ATCC 25435 genome:
- a CDS encoding WhiB family transcriptional regulator produces the protein MLHPPHSSLQVAAVPPQRVPVRDRDQDAPWHTEAVCRRDEAGLFFAPSKEPTASRLSREEAAKRVCARCPVMVECREHALLQPEPYGVWGGLTAAERRVVLARRRRRDLELNKAARTNGAIAAAG, from the coding sequence GTGCTGCATCCGCCGCATTCGTCTCTGCAGGTCGCTGCTGTTCCGCCCCAGCGGGTGCCAGTGCGAGACCGGGATCAGGACGCCCCGTGGCACACGGAGGCCGTGTGCCGGCGCGACGAGGCCGGGCTGTTCTTCGCCCCCTCCAAGGAGCCCACCGCGTCCCGGCTCTCCCGCGAGGAAGCCGCCAAGCGCGTCTGTGCCCGCTGCCCCGTCATGGTCGAGTGCCGGGAACACGCACTCCTGCAACCAGAGCCCTACGGAGTCTGGGGCGGCCTGACAGCGGCCGAACGCCGGGTCGTCCTGGCCCGCAGGCGCCGCCGCGACCTGGAACTGAACAAGGCGGCACGCACGAACGGGGCGATAGCCGCGGCCGGTTGA
- a CDS encoding exodeoxyribonuclease VII small subunit, giving the protein MTSNVSEADGTTEAAGASETDRALGYEQARDELIDVVRRLEAGGTTLEESLALWERGEELAKVCRRWLDGARARLDAALAEDDEGDAEAAGRGR; this is encoded by the coding sequence ATGACCAGCAACGTGAGCGAGGCCGACGGGACGACCGAGGCGGCCGGGGCCTCCGAGACCGACCGCGCCCTGGGGTACGAGCAGGCGCGGGACGAGCTGATCGACGTCGTGCGTCGCCTGGAGGCGGGCGGTACGACGTTGGAGGAGTCCCTCGCCCTCTGGGAGCGCGGCGAGGAGCTGGCCAAGGTCTGCCGCCGCTGGCTGGACGGGGCGCGGGCGCGGCTGGACGCGGCACTGGCGGAGGACGACGAGGGCGACGCGGAGGCGGCGGGCCGGGGCAGGTGA
- a CDS encoding DUF4245 domain-containing protein yields MAGTKGKQTVRDMVLSLGIIVLAAWVIYLFIPHDETEQEPKRVDYRVELLTARRAASYPVVAPEGLPKTWKATSVRFRGDESDHWHLGFHDPDGQYVAVEQSAEKPSRFVADATQDARKTGTTQEIGDETWTRYEGDRYDALVLSGEGSTTVVTGSASFDRLTKMAEALRTG; encoded by the coding sequence GTGGCAGGTACGAAAGGCAAGCAGACCGTTCGCGACATGGTCCTCTCCCTGGGGATCATTGTGCTGGCGGCATGGGTCATCTATCTCTTCATCCCGCACGACGAGACCGAGCAGGAGCCGAAGCGCGTCGACTACCGCGTCGAACTGCTGACGGCGCGTCGCGCGGCCTCCTACCCGGTGGTCGCGCCCGAGGGGCTGCCCAAGACCTGGAAGGCGACCTCCGTCCGCTTCCGGGGCGACGAGTCGGACCACTGGCACCTCGGCTTCCACGACCCCGACGGCCAGTACGTGGCGGTCGAGCAGTCCGCGGAGAAGCCGTCCCGGTTCGTCGCGGACGCCACCCAGGACGCGCGGAAGACCGGTACGACGCAGGAGATCGGCGACGAGACCTGGACCCGCTACGAGGGCGACCGCTACGACGCCCTCGTCCTGAGCGGCGAGGGCTCCACGACCGTGGTCACGGGCTCCGCGTCGTTCGACCGGCTGACGAAGATGGCCGAGGCGCTCAGGACCGGGTGA
- the xseA gene encoding exodeoxyribonuclease VII large subunit, protein MALNTSAESPLPVGEVSRLIGGWIDRLGAVWVEGQITQLSRRPGAGVVFLTLRDPSHDISVGVTCYRQVFDAVADVVSEGARVVVLAKPEWYAPRGQLSLRATEIKPVGVGELLARLEQLKKSLAAEGLFAPERKKALPFLPQLIGLVCGRASAAERDVLENARHRWPAVRFEVRNVAVQGVHAVPQVVQAVKELDAMADVDVIVVARGGGSVEDLLPFSDEQLVRAVASCRTPVVSAIGHEPDTPLLDYVADLRASTPTDAAKKVVPDVGEEYERVRWLRDRARRCVEAFVEREERGLAHALARPSMEDPHRMIDERADHVGSLLDRGRRCLGHHLDRAVSELTHTHARVVALSPAATLQRGYAVLQKSDGHVVRAPDEVEAGEPLRARVAEGEFAVRADGAGTGDSPGALGAPGTVGAPGTVGGDA, encoded by the coding sequence ATGGCACTCAACACGTCCGCCGAATCCCCCCTCCCCGTCGGCGAGGTCTCCCGCCTCATCGGCGGCTGGATCGACCGGCTCGGCGCGGTGTGGGTCGAGGGGCAGATCACCCAGCTGTCGCGGCGTCCGGGCGCGGGCGTCGTGTTCCTCACGCTGCGGGACCCGTCGCACGACATCTCCGTGGGCGTGACCTGCTACCGGCAGGTGTTCGACGCGGTGGCCGACGTGGTCAGCGAGGGCGCCCGGGTCGTCGTCCTCGCGAAACCGGAGTGGTACGCGCCGCGCGGCCAGCTGTCGCTGCGGGCCACGGAGATAAAGCCGGTCGGAGTCGGTGAACTGCTGGCCCGGCTGGAACAGTTGAAGAAGTCGCTGGCCGCGGAGGGGCTGTTCGCGCCGGAGCGGAAGAAGGCGCTGCCCTTCCTGCCGCAGCTGATCGGGCTGGTGTGCGGCCGGGCCTCGGCGGCCGAGCGGGACGTGCTGGAGAACGCCCGGCACCGCTGGCCGGCCGTCCGCTTCGAGGTGCGCAACGTCGCCGTGCAGGGGGTGCACGCGGTGCCCCAGGTCGTGCAGGCGGTGAAGGAGCTGGACGCGATGGCCGACGTGGACGTCATCGTCGTGGCGCGCGGCGGAGGCAGCGTCGAGGACCTGCTGCCGTTCTCCGACGAACAGCTCGTCCGGGCCGTCGCGTCCTGTCGTACGCCGGTCGTGTCGGCGATCGGGCACGAGCCGGACACCCCGCTGCTGGACTACGTGGCGGACCTGCGCGCGTCCACGCCGACCGACGCGGCCAAGAAGGTCGTGCCGGACGTGGGCGAGGAGTACGAGCGGGTGCGGTGGCTGCGCGACCGGGCGCGCCGGTGCGTGGAGGCGTTCGTGGAGCGCGAGGAGCGGGGGCTCGCGCATGCCCTCGCGCGCCCCTCGATGGAGGATCCGCACCGCATGATCGACGAGCGCGCCGACCACGTGGGCTCGCTGCTGGACCGGGGCCGCCGCTGCCTGGGGCACCATCTGGACCGCGCGGTCTCGGAGTTGACGCACACGCACGCGCGCGTGGTGGCCCTCTCCCCCGCGGCGACGCTCCAGCGGGGGTACGCGGTGCTGCAGAAGTCCGACGGCCATGTGGTCCGCGCGCCGGACGAGGTCGAAGCCGGGGAGCCGCTGCGGGCACGGGTGGCCGAGGGCGAGTTCGCCGTCCGGGCCGACGGCGCGGGGACCGGGGACTCCCCGGGGGCGCTCGGCGCACCCGGGACTGTCGGCGCACCCGGGACTGTCGGAGGGGACGCATAA
- the glpX gene encoding class II fructose-bisphosphatase → MTENHQLPSELEVPSEAPDRNLALELVRVTEAAAMAAGRWVGRGDKNGADGAAVRAMRTLVSTVSMNGVVVIGEGEKDEAPMLFNGERVGDGTGPECDIAVDPIDGTTLTAKGMTNAIAVLAAADRGTMFDPSAVFYMDKLVTGPEAADFVDIDAPISVNIRRVAKAKRSAPDDVTVVILDRPRHEGIIKEIREAGARIKLISDGDVAGSILALREGTGVDLLLGVGGTPEGIISACAVKCLGGTIQGKLWPKDDAERQRAIDAGHDLDRVLTTDDLVSGENVFFVATGITDGELLRGVRYRSETATTDSIVMRSKSGTVRRIDSTHRLSKLRAYSSIDFEKAK, encoded by the coding sequence ATGACCGAGAATCATCAGCTGCCGTCCGAACTGGAAGTGCCCTCCGAGGCCCCCGACCGCAACCTCGCCCTGGAACTCGTCCGGGTGACCGAGGCCGCCGCGATGGCTGCGGGCCGCTGGGTCGGGCGCGGCGACAAGAACGGGGCGGACGGCGCCGCCGTGCGCGCCATGCGGACCCTCGTCTCCACCGTGTCCATGAACGGCGTCGTCGTGATCGGGGAGGGCGAGAAGGACGAGGCCCCGATGCTCTTCAACGGCGAGCGCGTCGGTGACGGCACCGGCCCGGAGTGCGACATCGCCGTCGACCCGATCGACGGCACGACGCTCACGGCCAAGGGCATGACCAACGCGATCGCCGTGCTCGCGGCCGCCGACCGGGGCACGATGTTCGACCCCTCGGCCGTCTTCTACATGGACAAGCTGGTCACCGGGCCCGAGGCGGCCGACTTCGTCGACATCGACGCGCCGATCTCCGTGAACATCCGTCGCGTGGCCAAGGCCAAGCGGTCCGCGCCGGACGACGTGACCGTGGTCATCCTCGACCGGCCCCGGCACGAAGGGATCATCAAGGAGATCCGCGAGGCCGGAGCACGGATCAAGCTGATCTCCGACGGGGATGTCGCCGGCTCGATCCTGGCGCTGCGGGAGGGCACCGGTGTCGATCTGCTGCTCGGGGTCGGCGGCACGCCCGAGGGCATCATCTCGGCCTGCGCGGTGAAGTGCCTCGGCGGCACCATCCAGGGCAAGCTGTGGCCGAAGGACGACGCGGAGCGGCAGCGGGCGATCGACGCGGGCCACGACCTCGACCGGGTCCTGACGACCGACGACCTGGTGTCCGGGGAGAACGTGTTCTTCGTGGCGACCGGCATCACGGACGGGGAGCTGCTGCGGGGTGTGCGCTACCGCTCGGAGACCGCGACGACCGACTCGATCGTGATGCGGTCGAAGTCGGGAACGGTGCGACGGATCGATTCGACGCACCGGCTGAGCAAGCTGCGGGCCTACAGCTCGATCGACTTCGAGAAGGCCAAGTAG
- a CDS encoding DUF1707 SHOCT-like domain-containing protein: MDLQKRPTQEPPLPSAELRASDADRDRIADLLRDALAEGRLTAEEHSERVEGVLAARTVGELDVFVRDLPAGQAARRAAPAYVPPVSSVPNRPTPGAIPLDPDDRLMAVFSASMRKGRFRAGRRIHAYAIFGSVEIDLSEAIFEHRQVMIKAISVFGSVEVRVPENVSLRGSGGGILGNFEVHALDSGETDAPVVYVDGLAVLGNIEARPKRGKVIADLLGRVSDHVARKVDDHLRKHQDR, translated from the coding sequence GTGGACCTTCAGAAGCGCCCCACCCAGGAACCGCCGTTGCCGTCTGCCGAGCTGCGCGCCTCCGACGCCGACCGCGACCGGATCGCCGACCTCCTGCGCGACGCCCTCGCCGAGGGCCGCCTCACCGCCGAGGAGCACTCGGAGCGGGTCGAGGGCGTGCTCGCCGCCAGGACGGTGGGTGAGCTGGACGTCTTCGTGCGGGACCTGCCGGCCGGTCAGGCGGCCCGCAGGGCGGCACCGGCGTATGTGCCGCCGGTCTCCTCCGTGCCCAACCGTCCGACGCCCGGCGCCATCCCGCTCGACCCCGACGACCGTCTGATGGCCGTCTTCAGTGCCTCGATGCGCAAGGGCCGCTTCCGGGCGGGCCGGCGCATCCACGCGTACGCGATATTCGGCAGCGTCGAGATAGACCTCAGCGAGGCGATATTCGAGCACCGGCAGGTGATGATCAAAGCCATCTCGGTCTTCGGCAGCGTCGAGGTCCGCGTCCCGGAGAACGTCTCGCTGCGCGGCAGCGGCGGCGGCATCCTCGGCAACTTCGAGGTGCACGCGCTCGATTCGGGCGAGACCGACGCCCCGGTGGTCTATGTGGACGGCCTCGCCGTCCTCGGGAACATCGAGGCGAGGCCGAAGCGGGGGAAGGTCATCGCCGACCTCCTCGGCCGGGTCTCCGACCATGTCGCCCGCAAGGTGGACGATCATTTGCGCAAACACCAGGACCGTTGA
- a CDS encoding malonic semialdehyde reductase, with amino-acid sequence MSLVLDPAAQDLLFREAHTANTFTDEPVTEEQVQAIYDLVKYGPTAFNQTPLRIVLVRSAEARERLVPHMAEGNQAKTATAPLVAILAADNEFHEELPALFPAFPQAKDLFFAERAARESAAGMNAALQAAYFIIGVRAAGLAAGPMTGFDFAGVQKEFLDDDHTPLMVVNIGRPGEGASYPRSPRLDFDHVVTTV; translated from the coding sequence ATGTCCCTCGTTCTTGACCCCGCCGCCCAGGACCTGCTGTTCCGCGAGGCCCACACCGCGAACACGTTCACCGACGAGCCGGTGACCGAGGAGCAGGTGCAGGCGATCTACGACCTGGTCAAGTACGGCCCGACCGCGTTCAACCAGACCCCGCTGCGCATCGTCCTGGTCCGCTCCGCCGAGGCCCGTGAGCGTCTGGTGCCGCACATGGCCGAGGGCAACCAGGCCAAGACCGCCACCGCTCCCCTGGTCGCGATCCTCGCCGCGGACAACGAGTTCCACGAGGAGCTGCCGGCCCTGTTCCCGGCGTTCCCGCAGGCCAAGGACCTCTTCTTCGCCGAGCGCGCCGCCCGTGAGTCCGCCGCCGGCATGAACGCCGCCCTGCAGGCCGCCTACTTCATCATCGGCGTCCGCGCCGCCGGCCTGGCCGCGGGCCCGATGACCGGCTTCGACTTCGCCGGGGTCCAGAAGGAGTTCCTGGACGACGACCACACCCCGCTGATGGTGGTCAACATCGGCCGTCCCGGCGAGGGCGCGTCCTACCCGCGCTCCCCGCGGCTCGACTTCGACCACGTCGTCACCACGGTCTGA